taattttgtcgATAATTTGACAGGATACATATACGATAACTATAAATTCAGATTTATATATCGAATTCTGCAAAATAGGAGCCCAATTATCGCTtattatatttgaattaattataaaagatattttatatataatagttAATACTATAGCCCCTTAAATAACATTTGGTCTTTAGATAATACCGATATTTTAGgcaatatatttcatatttcaaaTTTCGATAGACTCAGATTCacgatattttatatattgaagAAGCTGTTTATCTTGATATATCGTATCGTCCTCTTCCTCTCGATTTACATCGTTACCTTTGCCTTATtgcttttatttcattaatttgtaTTGATTATTTCCCGTAGAACTCTTCGCTCTGCTGGAGAAGGAAAACTGCTTTTCACGCCTGCCAAAGTCGCTAAGAGACGAACTGCTGAATAAGCCGCTGATTTGCAACCAGTGCGAATTCGTGGGCAAAAACTTGCCAACACTCAAGGAACATCTACTGCAGCACCTCCAAGATCCAGAGCGAACCACTAGTAGGTACTAGTTCCAGTTCTTTCAGCTGAGAATCTCTTCCAGCCGGTTCTCGAATGACAGATGACTCAGAGCTTTCCTCCGTCAATTTCGGTGATTCCTCGATAATTCAAGCAGGTGACAAAATGGAGAAGCAGGAGGTAGACGAGAAGGCATACTTTCGCGATGAGCTGAAGCGCAAGCTGAAGGATAAAAGGAACTTCCTCATCGAAACCGATCGAGCGGTTGTTATCAAGGCCGATTTTCCGAAATCGCAATACCACTTCCGGGTGGTGGCCAAGGAGGAGCTCAGGGATATAACCCAGGTTTGTGATTGTAGAGtgcttcttctttttattaatgGTTCGGCATTGCCTTCAGTTGACGGAGGAGCACCTACCCTTGCTGGATCACATGATGGAGCTGGCCAACCAGATCATCGAGCAGCAGGATCACCTGGAGTCGCGCGACTTTCGCATCGGGTTCAAGGTGCACACCTTCTGGAATCGCCTCAATCTGCACGTTCTCTCGGACGACTTCTACTCTATGGCCATGAAGCGGCCTCGTCACTGGAATAGCTTCCACACGGAGCTCTTCATGCCCTTTCAAATGGTGCACATGCTGCTGAGCCTGCAGGGCTCCATTGAATCCATCTCGGAAGAGAAGTACAACGAGCTGAGAAACCAAAGGACGCTCACCTGCAACCAGTGCGAGTTTTCCACCGACTTGTTGCTGGATCTGAAGGCGCATCTATACCAGCACTGGCAGCGCAAAGAAGGAGAGCGCGagcagaagaaaaaaatggaGAACATAGTGCGATTGTTGGATGAGGCAAAGCTAAATGACGATGACCACTCGGTGCTGAAATTGGACGATGCAGCGACTGGCACTGCCCAGCCCACACCACTACTAAAGGCTGAGCCGGAAACCAAGGGAACTCCTACTCAAAACTTCCGGGTACAAATCCAGCACGGAAGTGGCAACGACAATTTAATGTACGGACCTCCGGTCAACATGATGAACCAGCTTAATCCCAATAATCCGTTCCGGAATACGCCTCCCCTTAACATTAACTCCTTGAATCCGGCGCCTCAACATAGGCCAAATTACCGAGCTCGCAACCCAAATCAGCACCGAATGCCTGGCCAACATGGACCCCGAGCCCCCTGGAATGGTCCCCGCTTTCCGCCAAATCCGAATTGGAATCCACAAAACTTCCCGCAGCAGGGATTCAATATGTTTGCCCCAGGGCCATCCATTAACCAGCAGGGTCCCCCTCAGTATCCATATCAGCCGATTGGGGCAGGAGGATATGGTCCAACTGGTCCGCCCAATTCAGTGAGACCGAAATGGGTGCAAAAGACTCAGCAGAAGAATAACCAGAATCCGAACAACGTCGAACAGAAACCCAATCTTCAAAATCCGAATCAACAAATTCCTCATCAGCAGAAACCGCCTGCTCAGCATCCAACTCAATATGCACGTTCCAATCAGCAGAATCGCCCGTATAAGAATCCGCAAAATCGGCAGAACTCTAATCAAAACAACAATCCAAATCCACAGAATCCCCAGAACCCCAATaagcaaaaatacaaaaacaagaaaccaGCAAACCCAAACCAAGGAGCTCAAGCTTCACAACCGACTAACAATGCAGTACCTAAAACCTAATGTTTTGAATGGAGAgaatttctttactttttttataaaaaaattttatattaaaattgccCTCAAGGAAAGGAATTCATAGAGACAACAAATCGTTAAACAAACTAAAGCTATATTATCCTTTGGACATTATCTGTTCCTttaaactcaaaaaaaaaaacctaataaaattacaaaccaattgtttatgttattttcttatatttccaCCCAAGTCATTCACACTAAAGCCCCAATAACTCAcataataaacattaaaaaagaaTCATAAGTACACTCTATATGTATAACAAATACACCCTACGATACCCTGCAATTGTGCACCACATCACCAATACTCCCTATGCTTCCCCACATTTGTAAATCAGACACATCCACACAGCAACAGTCACTACTAGATTGCAATAGGAATCCTAAAGCCAAGGCCAACGGAAATACCCAAACTCCGCCACTGAAGGTAACGTGAAACTGCAGACAAGTagactaaatatttatagtccCAGGCTCCCGTCAGATTGTCACGTTCCCACTTCAAGTTCGAAGTTCAAACCCGAAAACTCaaaaacatatgtatatctaaGATTTCAATAACAAGATCGTAAAATCATAAAGCCCTTGTATCCGAGAGCGAGTGCATTTGAATTCAAGGGTAAGTCAAAGACAGCTCAATGAATCACTCAAAAGCTCTCTCTAAATTCTCTCAACATTTAAAGTTCACTCAATATTTGGAAAGCTATGGACAGATCGCCTTGATCGCCAACTAATTCAGTTCAGTTTGAGACTCAGAACTATTCAGTTCTTTACagcaaaataaattctttgtAATTATTCagtcaaaaattaaatatattttcgaattATGCAAACTGATCTTTATAGAAGTCTTTTTTAACACGGTACAGATCAATTtaagcatatatatttaacgaCTGGTTATCCTTATCGGTGAATCAATGTGTAGTTTCaaagagaacaaaaaattaaaattcggTCAGAAATAATTCTGTGAATCCCATCAGgtaagaattaaattttgtgaACAAATAAAATCCCATTCGTTcggaaataaagaaataaattcgGTAAGAGTAATagtgaacattttaaaatccaaTTCGGTCGGAAAATAATTACGTGAATAATACAAAGAActtggtgaaatataagttGATGTCCAAATATTCCGGgatttttgtatttgaatGTTTTAACCCAATTATGCataaagattttatatttacttactTACTTTACTTTAGTTACTGATTGACAAATCTTTGTCCTATTGCAATGCATCAATAATCATAAACATAGGTATTGTTGGGTAGCTTTGCGTTCAAATATGAAATATGATTGCGGAATCCGTGACTCTTACAGTTGAGTTCTattttgagaaaaaaaaaaaaaataataaaataaatgaataaacatCATCAATAATCATTATTATGCCCTTAAAGGGTattatataggtatatattcagtcagaagcttgcaacacagtgaaggagacctttccaaccctatgaagtaaatatattcttgatcatcatcaacagccgagtcgatctagccatgtccgtccgtccgtctgtccgtttctacgcaaactagtccctcagttttaaagctatctgaatgaaactttgcatatagtcttctatatactctcactgtcggaacgggccggatcggacgactatatcatatagctgccatacaaatgttcgataaatttttagaaaaaaaattataactttgctgtttttcaacatttttacacaattttttagatgtgtccattatatattatttctgaattttggaaaacattttatgaaaatcggacgactatatgatatagctgccaaggaacgatcgggaaattaatagaaataaaattatagcttcgttgtttttcaacgtatatttatctactctgagatacaagcttttttattattttttgtatacattttataaaaatcggacaactatatcatatagctgcaatataaaccgatcggtagatgtagagaaaatgtaaaactgggaatgtaaaactgtaactgtcaaactctcaacataataagtatggtaaaatttaatgaaataatatctgcaagggtatacaaacttcggcgtgccgaagttagcttcctttcttgttattatttgCAGTTTATATCTGATCCACTTTTGATTTGGTTAATCACAAAATTTGGTTATTGAGCAATTGGGATTTCAGTTTATCCACCGAATTTTTTTCTCCTGCCGAATTGGATTTTGCTGTTCACGGATTTTAATTCTCACTGAATTTATTTCCGACCattttggatttattttattctatttttccTTGAATGAATAGTTACAATGGTTTTATTCTGTTTATGAAGAACACCCACCGAATAAGTTCGAGTCTATATGATATGGCGGCCAAGACTCGGTCTCGAGCAAATATTGAGCAATCTTAAATGTTCTGAGAGAATTTAGAGTGCtgcttttgatttaattttggaTTCAGgtaatacatattattttattcataGTTTATCTTACTTGTAtcaaaaggaaatatttataccatatttttgtgtgtatGCATTTTTTTGACTACACAGACCGTCTCGCAATTCTGAAAGTGGATTCAAGATAGAGTTGGTAAAAAAAATCGGACTCCACATCCATACCTTCCTTATTCTTCTGATTGCAGTCGATTTTATGTAGATCTGGAATCGTAAGCCAAGGTAAATATCACCACCTAcaattttgttatttcttatatatttttttaaaatggttttttgaatttatatatttattttaaaaaaattatccattagttttctgttttttgttttgtataaatCTCAACAtcctttatttttaacaatttgtttacattacatttaagtgaaatctaaaaaatcctataaaaactatactgattttcataaataaatattttcagacTCAACTTTCCTGAACTATAACTCCACAAATTGATATCGTTTTAATTGAACTTAGAACAACGGTTCCTGGAAACCATGACTTGCCGAGCCTCTTGTCCAAGCATTTCAAAGGTTTAATTAGAGTGCGTTGGCcaactggaaaaatattagCCCACGGCTAATTAGGTAGCTGCCGATGAGCAACCCAGCGGAGCTGAATCACCCTTCGCAGAGCCAGCACcacttattaaattataattctaaATTTGAGGAGCGGACAAAGTTTGTCGAGGATAACTGCAGTTCCCACGGGAGAAGGATAACTTTCCAGCTTAATTATCGATTTGAACTTACTGTGAAGTGAGCTTTAAAAGGTGAAAGTTACATTCCTTGACTTGAAAACGGTAAGCTAAATAACTGCTggaaaatgtacatatgttacatttcaaaaaaatttaaatcaaattactTTTAAGAAGAGGACCACATTGTCAGTTTGAATCTGGCCAAAGATAGAGCTCATACTTGTATGAATATAGATATAACTAAATACTTGTAGAATTCGTaagttaaaaaatgtattatttatttaactagaTTATTACAATATTTGTATACTAGTTGTAAACAACACCGACTGATTAGTTTTGAGTCTCAAACTGAACTGTGAACTTTGATGGGGATAGGTCATAAATGTTTAGTCTACTTGTCGGGAGTTTCGTGTTAGGATGTAACATGTGTCGGACTTTGGGATTATTTCATTGGTCTTGGATTTAGGAGTCCTATTGCTATCTGGTATTGACTGGACAATTGTAGGATAGCATGGAATATATTAGCTATACTTTGTAGAAGTGCaaactaatataaaattaagtgTCTGAACAATTTGTAACCGAATGTTACAAAGATTTGTATATTGTAGTATTGAAGATCACCGACCGATTAATTTCGAGTCTCAAACTGAACTTTGAACGTGGGAACGTGACAATTGGGTGAGGgcaataaatgtttattacaTCTTGTGACGGATTTTGGGTTTATTCCGTTAGCCTTAGACTTAGGATTCCTATTGCAATCTGGTATTGATTGGACAATTGTAGGGTAGCATGGAATGTATTAGTTATACGTTGAACGAATGCAAAGTATCATaactaatatataattaaatatctttATCAATTCgtagaattaaaaatttcctttatttttagccgaatatatttttgttgaagAACACCGACCGATTGGTTTCGAATCTCAAACTAAACTGAACGTGGGTAAAGTGCAAGTAGGGTATCATAGGGTATAATGATTATAACATATTGTGTGTTTACGTATAAGTGGGCATGTGCTAATTCCATGGGCTGTGGATAtgttgaaatataattattcgGTCGCcatgaaatataattatatttgttcCAATTTGCTCCATGATTCTTAAGTTCAATGAATAGTCTTCTTTTATTAGTTTGCATttattcttgaatttatttgggTTTTAATTGGAGCAGCAATGGTGCCGTTCCAGCGATTGGATCGTCTCTCGTTTTAACAATATTccttaagtttt
Above is a genomic segment from Drosophila kikkawai strain 14028-0561.14 chromosome 3R, DkikHiC1v2, whole genome shotgun sequence containing:
- the Aptx gene encoding aprataxin-like protein isoform X1; amino-acid sequence: MSWSSGLIKEILNPNNLIISSELGVVIADKYPKAQHHYLVLPLADIPSIFQLNRSHLPLLEELHLLARNVVEVKGARWTDFQVGFHAEPSMQRLHLHVISTDFVSPTLKTKKHWNSFNTELFVPYEKLFALLEKENCFSRLPKSLRDELLNKPLICNQCEFVGKNLPTLKEHLLQHLQDPERTTSDKMEKQEVDEKAYFRDELKRKLKDKRNFLIETDRAVVIKADFPKSQYHFRVVAKEELRDITQLTEEHLPLLDHMMELANQIIEQQDHLESRDFRIGFKVHTFWNRLNLHVLSDDFYSMAMKRPRHWNSFHTELFMPFQMVHMLLSLQGSIESISEEKYNELRNQRTLTCNQCEFSTDLLLDLKAHLYQHWQRKEGEREQKKKMENIVRLLDEAKLNDDDHSVLKLDDAATGTAQPTPLLKAEPETKGTPTQNFRVQIQHGSGNDNLMYGPPVNMMNQLNPNNPFRNTPPLNINSLNPAPQHRPNYRARNPNQHRMPGQHGPRAPWNGPRFPPNPNWNPQNFPQQGFNMFAPGPSINQQGPPQYPYQPIGAGGYGPTGPPNSVRPKWVQKTQQKNNQNPNNVEQKPNLQNPNQQIPHQQKPPAQHPTQYARSNQQNRPYKNPQNRQNSNQNNNPNPQNPQNPNKQKYKNKKPANPNQGAQASQPTNNAVPKT
- the Aptx gene encoding aprataxin-like protein isoform X2 — protein: MSWSSGLIKEILNPNNLIISSELGVVIADKYPKAQHHYLVLPLADIPSIFQLNRSHLPLLEELHLLARNVVEVKGARWTDFQVGFHAEPSMQRLHLHVISTDFVSPTLKTKKHWNSFNTELFVPYEKLFALLEKENCFSRLPKSLRDELLNKPLICNQCEFVGKNLPTLKEHLLQHLQDPERTTKSLPAGSRMTDDSELSSVNFGDSSIIQAGDKMEKQEVDEKAYFRDELKRKLKDKRNFLIETDRAVVIKADFPKSQYHFRVVAKEELRDITQLTEEHLPLLDHMMELANQIIEQQDHLESRDFRIGFKVHTFWNRLNLHVLSDDFYSMAMKRPRHWNSFHTELFMPFQMVHMLLSLQGSIESISEEKYNELRNQRTLTCNQCEFSTDLLLDLKAHLYQHWQRKEGEREQKKKMENIVRLLDEAKLNDDDHSVLKLDDAATGTAQPTPLLKAEPETKGTPTQNFRVQIQHGSGNDNLMYGPPVNMMNQLNPNNPFRNTPPLNINSLNPAPQHRPNYRARNPNQHRMPGQHGPRAPWNGPRFPPNPNWNPQNFPQQGFNMFAPGPSINQQGPPQYPYQPIGAGGYGPTGPPNSVRPKWVQKTQQKNNQNPNNVEQKPNLQNPNQQIPHQQKPPAQHPTQYARSNQQNRPYKNPQNRQNSNQNNNPNPQNPQNPNKQKYKNKKPANPNQGAQASQPTNNAVPKT